A genomic stretch from Empedobacter stercoris includes:
- a CDS encoding porin family protein translates to MKKIFFIAAAMLGVVSLSAQEKTTSAQFGIKSSVNMSSFNGKDVKDNDYKVGFSAGLYGHFPLTERFAVQPEVNFARIGGKLKDEVTEVGNTTVKTKNKTTLDYIQVPVMFKYYPGASRFNVEAGPQFGFNMYASNKQQTSIYANNTVYTTEGKQDIKDDIKNFDFGVNFGLGYNVTDNINVGARYYMGLTKITENVNNGTATGADVKNHSFSLGVGYSF, encoded by the coding sequence ATGAAAAAAATATTTTTTATTGCTGCTGCAATGTTAGGAGTTGTTAGTTTGAGCGCACAAGAAAAAACAACATCTGCACAATTTGGTATTAAATCAAGTGTAAATATGTCTTCATTTAATGGAAAAGATGTGAAAGATAATGATTACAAAGTAGGTTTTAGCGCAGGTCTTTACGGTCATTTTCCATTAACAGAACGTTTTGCAGTTCAACCAGAGGTTAATTTTGCTCGAATAGGAGGAAAGTTGAAAGATGAAGTAACAGAAGTTGGGAATACAACGGTAAAAACTAAAAATAAAACAACCTTAGATTATATTCAAGTTCCAGTAATGTTCAAATATTATCCAGGAGCATCGCGTTTCAATGTAGAAGCTGGACCTCAATTTGGATTTAACATGTACGCAAGCAACAAACAGCAAACAAGTATTTATGCAAACAATACCGTTTACACAACAGAAGGAAAACAAGATATCAAAGATGATATAAAGAATTTTGATTTTGGTGTTAATTTTGGTTTAGGATACAATGTGACAGATAATATCAATGTTGGAGCAAGATACTACATGGGGTTAACTAAAATAACAGAAAATGTTAACAATGGAACAGCTACTGGAGCAGATGTGAAAAATCATTCTTTCTCTTTAGGTGTGGGATATTCGTTCTAA
- the guaB gene encoding IMP dehydrogenase, translating to MPLTDKILQTGFTFDDVLLVPAYSEILPNQVSLQTRFTDNITLNIPIVSAAMDTVSEARLAIALAREGGLSFVHKNMSIEEQANEIDMVKRSENGMISDPITLSRHHTLQDAVNLMEKYKISGLPVVENDKTLVGIITNRDIRYQENFDQLVEDVMTKENIVTSDIDTDLKKAKEILSRYRIEKLPIVDENNKLVGLITIKDIDNLTEFPNACKDSKGRLRVGAGVGVGADTLERVQALVNKGVDIVALDSAHGHSAGVISKVAEVRNAFPGLDIVGGNIVTAEAAKALIDAGANALKVGVGPGSICTTRVVAGVGVPQLSAIHDVHSYAKTRNVSIIGDGGIKLSGDIVKAVAAGANVVMLGSLFAGTDEAPGEEIIFQGRKFKAYQGMGSLAAMKRGSKDRYFQADAKKLVPEGIEGRVPHKGSIAEVVYQLCGGLRAGMGYCGTPTIQDLIENGKFVRITGAGLNESHPHDVVITKEAPNYSN from the coding sequence ATGCCTTTAACAGACAAAATTCTACAAACGGGCTTCACTTTTGACGATGTGTTATTAGTGCCAGCCTACTCAGAGATATTACCGAACCAAGTATCTCTACAAACAAGATTCACAGACAATATCACACTTAACATTCCGATAGTTTCTGCTGCGATGGATACTGTATCCGAAGCAAGATTGGCAATAGCATTAGCACGTGAAGGAGGTTTATCTTTCGTGCATAAAAATATGTCTATCGAAGAACAAGCGAATGAAATTGATATGGTAAAACGTTCAGAAAACGGTATGATTTCTGACCCAATCACATTATCACGTCACCACACTTTACAAGATGCTGTTAATTTAATGGAGAAATATAAAATCTCTGGATTACCGGTTGTGGAAAACGACAAAACGTTAGTAGGTATTATTACGAACCGTGATATTCGTTACCAAGAAAACTTTGATCAATTGGTCGAAGATGTTATGACAAAAGAAAATATCGTTACATCTGATATTGATACTGATCTTAAAAAAGCGAAAGAAATTCTTTCTCGTTACCGCATCGAAAAATTACCAATCGTTGACGAAAACAATAAATTAGTCGGGTTAATTACAATTAAAGACATTGACAATTTAACAGAATTCCCAAATGCATGTAAAGACTCTAAAGGTCGTTTACGTGTTGGAGCTGGAGTTGGTGTTGGAGCCGATACGTTAGAGCGTGTTCAAGCCTTGGTTAATAAAGGTGTTGACATCGTTGCTTTAGATTCTGCACATGGACATTCTGCAGGTGTAATTAGTAAAGTCGCTGAAGTAAGAAATGCTTTTCCTGGATTAGATATCGTAGGTGGAAACATTGTAACTGCCGAAGCTGCAAAAGCATTAATAGATGCTGGTGCAAATGCTTTAAAAGTTGGTGTTGGACCAGGTTCTATTTGTACAACACGTGTTGTAGCTGGTGTTGGAGTACCTCAACTTTCTGCTATTCATGATGTACATTCTTATGCAAAAACAAGAAATGTATCAATTATTGGAGATGGTGGAATCAAATTATCAGGTGATATTGTAAAAGCAGTTGCTGCTGGTGCAAACGTGGTGATGTTAGGAAGTTTATTCGCAGGAACGGATGAAGCACCAGGAGAAGAAATTATTTTCCAAGGACGTAAATTCAAAGCCTATCAAGGAATGGGTTCTTTAGCTGCAATGAAACGTGGTTCTAAAGATCGTTATTTCCAAGCCGATGCGAAAAAATTAGTTCCAGAAGGTATTGAAGGTCGTGTTCCTCACAAAGGTTCTATTGCAGAAGTTGTTTACCAATTATGTGGTGGTTTACGAGCTGGAATGGGATACTGCGGAACTCCAACTATTCAAGATTTAATTGAAAACGGAAAATTTGTTCGTATCACAGGTGCAGGTTTAAATGAATCTCATCCGCATGATGTTGTGATTACAAAAGAAGCTCCTAATTATTCGAATTAA
- a CDS encoding glycosyltransferase family 117 protein codes for MEINFKKWNNILGLVMFLIASVLYLSTMERYLSLWDCGEYIVSSAKLGITHAPGAALFQIVGAVWSGLAFGDGSKYAILINSTSALYSAGTIMLLFWTITYFVRKMFAKTQDPINVDEIEMSTSQKIIALGSGLVGAAVFMFSDTFWFSAVEGEVYAMASFFTALLFWLITRWDQVADTPRGNKWLVIISLVIGLSIGVHLMAMLAIPAVCFVYYARKYKFTVKSFLLANVITLVILIFVFKIIFPVVMTFFGRTEIYVVNNLGMPFNSGTIIATIILIAAFYFAIKLTQKYGSALLNTISWCIIFMLIGFSCWLVIPIRANANPHMNLNDPDTALGVLDYFNREQYGTWPTMYGPVFTAHIASDGIKRDTNGAPESSVRSSEYIKDKRTGKYLKVSDRLDYKYEDKYVKFFPKMFSPDPSVMENYAAVYAFPKFSLNAQYAGDEEAQQMYAQLVEKRQNRQLKVAELKKYGEILDIEPPTFGEQFNYFVDYQINYMFIRYFMWNFSGRQNDLEGNFEITKGNWISGIPFIDTPRLGDQSKLPDEYINDGTNVYFMLPLILGLIGLFTQLNRNFVNWWALLSLFILTSVGIIFYTSVKPFEPRERDYALVSCFYAFSIWVGLGVQGVYLLIQKLMKKDLKPSLAIGTTVVLAGIPILMGAQNWDDHDRSERSVAYSLAYNYLNPLDKNAILFVYGDNDTYPLWGLQETENFRDDVKIANLTLAASPWNLEQLLRKTYNAEALPSDLQPKDYQSGTNDQIFVVGGAIKNIFDQLNSFINPESNQTLESLSEMPIDQVSKYFVDPEIDPNQVMTVYNSLKPLQKYLETDSMTAKEAMDFILNNKSPEKQALADYFGYPIGGANYLPVSKIVVPVNKENALKYGIVNPKDADKMVDSITINIKSSSLFKNNLLLLSMMAKYNWDRPIYFSGGGISDPENTFYMNDYLLNAGMSYKLVPIYTPFGKGGIIGASDNNMLLRTFNSYKWSGYNNPDASFSLTERNYTSSYRNTAVRLADDLLNAGRKKEAIQVLDKVMLEIPALAKYDIGYGVSRIAGIYLKAGEDKKAQDLFAHVRKQANAKIAFFESLPSGKGYSVGSDLASAKNDLMMSIYNEASALGERGDKEKALKVFETAYNPILKKFENLYQAVIADGKVDAADQAKIMNQFNYLDEMIGVAAEIDTNYAKQQQDVLYKMVGQ; via the coding sequence ATGGAGATAAATTTCAAAAAATGGAATAACATCTTAGGTTTAGTTATGTTCTTGATTGCCTCGGTTTTATACCTTTCGACGATGGAACGCTACCTAAGTTTATGGGATTGTGGTGAGTACATTGTATCATCAGCAAAATTAGGAATTACGCATGCACCAGGTGCAGCTTTGTTTCAAATTGTCGGAGCGGTTTGGTCAGGCTTAGCATTTGGGGATGGCAGTAAATATGCAATTTTAATCAACAGTACATCTGCCTTATATAGTGCAGGAACGATTATGTTATTGTTTTGGACGATTACTTATTTTGTTCGAAAAATGTTTGCAAAAACACAAGATCCAATTAATGTAGATGAAATAGAGATGAGTACTTCTCAAAAAATCATTGCATTAGGAAGTGGTTTAGTTGGTGCAGCAGTTTTTATGTTTAGCGATACCTTTTGGTTTTCGGCTGTAGAAGGTGAAGTATATGCGATGGCATCCTTCTTTACCGCTTTACTATTTTGGTTGATTACACGATGGGATCAAGTGGCAGACACGCCTCGAGGTAATAAATGGTTGGTGATTATTTCATTGGTTATTGGATTATCAATTGGTGTTCACTTAATGGCAATGTTAGCAATTCCGGCAGTTTGTTTCGTTTATTATGCACGAAAATATAAATTTACAGTTAAAAGCTTTTTGTTAGCGAATGTAATTACGTTGGTAATTTTAATCTTTGTTTTCAAGATTATTTTCCCAGTTGTCATGACATTCTTTGGAAGAACAGAGATTTATGTCGTGAATAATTTAGGAATGCCTTTTAATTCAGGTACAATTATCGCAACAATTATTTTAATTGCAGCTTTCTACTTCGCAATCAAATTAACGCAGAAATATGGTTCAGCTTTATTAAATACCATTTCATGGTGTATCATTTTTATGTTGATTGGTTTCTCTTGTTGGTTAGTCATTCCAATTCGAGCCAATGCAAATCCACACATGAATTTAAATGATCCTGATACAGCTTTAGGTGTTTTAGATTATTTTAATCGTGAACAATATGGTACATGGCCAACAATGTATGGTCCAGTTTTTACGGCTCATATTGCAAGTGATGGAATTAAGCGTGATACCAATGGTGCTCCAGAAAGTTCTGTTCGTAGCTCTGAATATATCAAAGATAAACGCACCGGAAAGTATTTAAAAGTTTCGGATCGATTAGACTATAAATATGAAGATAAATATGTGAAATTCTTCCCGAAAATGTTTAGTCCAGATCCAAGTGTGATGGAGAATTATGCAGCTGTTTATGCTTTTCCAAAATTCTCTTTAAATGCACAATATGCAGGTGATGAAGAAGCACAGCAGATGTATGCACAATTGGTGGAGAAACGTCAAAATAGACAATTAAAAGTTGCAGAGCTTAAGAAATATGGAGAGATTTTAGATATCGAACCGCCAACATTTGGTGAACAATTTAATTATTTTGTTGATTATCAAATTAATTATATGTTTATCCGTTACTTTATGTGGAATTTCTCTGGTCGTCAAAACGATTTAGAAGGTAATTTCGAAATTACAAAAGGGAATTGGATTTCAGGTATTCCGTTTATTGATACACCGCGTTTAGGTGATCAATCTAAATTACCTGACGAATATATAAATGATGGGACAAATGTTTATTTCATGTTACCATTAATCTTAGGTTTAATCGGTTTATTTACTCAGTTAAATCGAAATTTTGTCAATTGGTGGGCTTTGTTGTCCTTGTTTATTCTAACAAGTGTCGGAATTATTTTCTATACTTCTGTTAAACCTTTCGAACCCCGTGAACGTGATTATGCTTTAGTAAGTTGTTTTTATGCGTTTTCAATTTGGGTCGGTTTAGGTGTACAAGGTGTTTATTTATTGATTCAGAAATTGATGAAAAAAGATTTAAAGCCTTCTTTAGCAATAGGTACAACGGTAGTTTTAGCTGGAATTCCAATTTTAATGGGAGCGCAAAACTGGGATGATCATGATCGTTCAGAGCGTTCTGTGGCTTATTCATTAGCGTACAATTATCTTAATCCATTAGATAAAAACGCCATTTTATTTGTGTATGGTGATAACGATACTTATCCACTTTGGGGATTACAAGAGACGGAGAACTTCCGTGATGATGTAAAAATTGCAAACTTAACGTTAGCAGCGTCTCCTTGGAATTTAGAACAATTGCTACGTAAAACTTACAATGCAGAAGCTCTTCCAAGTGATTTGCAACCGAAAGATTATCAATCGGGAACAAATGATCAAATTTTTGTGGTAGGAGGTGCTATCAAAAATATTTTTGATCAATTAAATAGCTTTATCAATCCTGAATCTAATCAAACATTAGAATCCTTGAGTGAAATGCCTATTGATCAAGTTTCAAAATACTTTGTTGACCCAGAAATCGATCCCAACCAAGTAATGACAGTTTACAATAGTCTGAAACCGCTACAAAAATATTTGGAAACAGATAGTATGACAGCGAAAGAAGCGATGGATTTTATTTTGAATAATAAATCACCAGAGAAACAAGCTTTAGCAGATTATTTTGGTTATCCGATTGGTGGTGCAAACTATTTACCTGTTTCAAAAATTGTGGTTCCAGTGAATAAAGAAAACGCATTGAAATATGGAATTGTAAATCCAAAAGATGCTGATAAAATGGTCGATTCGATCACAATTAATATCAAGTCTTCAAGTTTATTCAAAAACAATTTATTATTGTTGTCAATGATGGCAAAATACAATTGGGATCGTCCTATTTATTTCAGTGGAGGTGGAATTTCTGATCCAGAAAATACGTTCTATATGAATGATTATTTACTGAATGCAGGGATGAGCTATAAATTAGTTCCGATTTATACACCATTTGGTAAAGGTGGAATTATTGGAGCTTCTGATAACAATATGTTGTTAAGAACCTTCAATTCATATAAATGGTCTGGGTACAATAATCCCGATGCATCTTTTAGCTTAACAGAACGTAATTATACATCTTCGTATAGAAATACTGCAGTTCGTTTAGCAGATGATTTATTGAATGCTGGACGTAAAAAAGAAGCGATTCAAGTATTGGATAAAGTGATGTTAGAAATTCCTGCTTTAGCAAAATATGACATTGGTTATGGAGTAAGTAGAATAGCAGGTATTTATTTGAAAGCTGGAGAGGATAAAAAAGCACAAGATTTGTTTGCTCATGTTCGTAAACAAGCCAATGCGAAAATCGCCTTCTTCGAGTCACTGCCTTCTGGAAAAGGTTATTCGGTTGGATCTGATTTAGCTTCAGCAAAAAACGATTTGATGATGTCTATTTACAACGAAGCTTCTGCTTTAGGAGAAAGAGGTGATAAAGAGAAAGCTCTAAAAGTTTTTGAAACTGCATATAATCCAATCTTGAAAAAGTTCGAAAATTTATATCAAGCAGTTATTGCTGATGGTAAAGTTGACGCTGCAGATCAAGCGAAAATCATGAATCAATTTAATTATTTAGATGAAATGATTGGTGTAGCTGCGGAAATTGATACCAATTATGCGAAACAACAACAAGACGTTTTGTATAAAATGGTAGGACAATAA
- a CDS encoding SusD/RagB family nutrient-binding outer membrane lipoprotein, with product MRINKTIILSALLGSALLSSCDNGFEEMNISPNAPENAPTYTIFPIATKIFVDEMRDGWVSGRMLLPWVQYSAQRNYTEEDKYAYRTTTGDQAWNASYRSLSNLKKVISICTDPVLGPQQAAYGDVDTQIAVARIMMAYEFLDLTNYFGDVPYWSLSGAKNPDFQALQIDTYAQPKYVKQEVIFKNLLQELKEAEAQLDITEKNVFTSPENKIGDQIYFGEASKWKKFANSLRLRIANQIKDVYPEAKAEMQDAIAKGVFTSNEDNALQHYGTSAVEGSPFWSEFFVGNRNDFYVNNQLIRLLKGQSGNYGVDPRLQKYAAPLGTSKANAGSGNYVETDDITKYQGIPYGLPSDRLSSNNQVSKVSPFSKTIFSADYAEVLMEYSEVEFLLSEANGWNQTNYVNGVIASMQKWGVDQAKIDAYVAALPAANKENVITQKYIALYMQPQTAWVEYRRTGYPNGNILLLPGQTGYEIDGTPYVFTPLVAGMTDIPYRISYPLGEQTLNTTNWNEAVSAYGGKDPINGKLWWMTK from the coding sequence ATGAGAATCAATAAAACAATTATATTATCAGCATTACTAGGAAGTGCTTTATTATCTTCTTGCGATAATGGATTTGAAGAAATGAATATTAGTCCTAATGCACCCGAAAATGCGCCTACATATACAATCTTTCCAATTGCAACTAAAATATTTGTTGATGAAATGAGAGATGGATGGGTGTCTGGACGTATGTTATTGCCTTGGGTACAATATTCAGCACAGAGAAACTATACAGAAGAGGATAAATACGCTTATCGTACGACAACAGGAGATCAAGCATGGAACGCAAGTTATCGATCTTTATCTAACTTAAAAAAGGTAATAAGTATTTGTACAGATCCTGTTTTAGGACCACAACAAGCTGCTTACGGAGATGTTGATACACAGATTGCTGTAGCACGTATTATGATGGCTTACGAATTCTTAGATTTAACAAATTATTTCGGAGATGTTCCATATTGGTCATTAAGTGGTGCAAAGAATCCAGATTTTCAAGCTTTACAAATTGATACATATGCTCAACCTAAATATGTTAAGCAAGAAGTTATCTTTAAAAATTTGTTACAAGAGCTAAAAGAAGCTGAAGCGCAATTGGATATTACTGAAAAGAATGTATTTACAAGTCCTGAAAATAAAATTGGTGACCAAATTTACTTTGGAGAAGCATCTAAATGGAAAAAATTTGCCAACTCTTTACGTTTAAGAATTGCTAACCAAATTAAAGATGTATATCCTGAAGCGAAAGCTGAAATGCAAGATGCTATTGCAAAAGGTGTTTTTACCTCAAATGAAGACAATGCTTTGCAACATTATGGAACATCTGCTGTAGAAGGTTCTCCATTTTGGAGCGAATTTTTTGTAGGAAATAGAAATGACTTCTATGTGAATAATCAGTTAATTAGATTATTAAAAGGACAATCTGGTAATTATGGAGTTGATCCACGTTTACAAAAATATGCTGCACCTTTAGGAACATCAAAAGCTAACGCTGGTTCAGGTAACTATGTAGAAACGGATGATATTACAAAATATCAAGGAATTCCTTATGGATTACCTTCTGATCGTTTATCATCAAATAATCAGGTATCTAAAGTATCTCCATTTTCAAAAACTATTTTCTCTGCAGATTATGCTGAGGTTTTAATGGAATACTCAGAAGTAGAATTCTTGTTATCAGAAGCTAATGGTTGGAACCAAACTAATTATGTGAATGGTGTGATAGCATCTATGCAAAAATGGGGAGTAGATCAAGCTAAAATTGATGCTTATGTAGCTGCATTACCAGCTGCAAATAAAGAAAATGTAATTACTCAAAAGTATATTGCTTTGTATATGCAGCCTCAAACTGCTTGGGTAGAATATAGACGTACAGGATATCCTAATGGTAATATTTTATTATTACCTGGTCAAACTGGATATGAAATAGATGGTACTCCATACGTATTCACTCCATTAGTAGCAGGTATGACTGATATTCCGTATAGGATTTCATATCCATTAGGTGAACAAACTCTTAATACTACAAATTGGAATGAAGCAGTTTCAGCTTATGGTGGAAAGGATCCAATTAATGGAAAATTATGGTGGATGACTAAATAA
- a CDS encoding FtsX-like permease family protein, with amino-acid sequence MSFNSKNLIEKLVRKNLSILRITTFCFFSIIGFFILILAGTIYLDYAKNFGEDSSVWKANYIVLNKKISSLQTLTGEKPSFNEDEIEELKSQNFTAKVGTFKSSQFPVKLQVGGIAGIRGFSTDLFFESVPKDFIEVDQSDWKWQEGQDFIPIIIPKSYLNLYNFGFATSQGLPQVSESLFTKIPFQLIIGKDENQKIYQARIVDFTTKINTILVPENFLEWANQTYASQKTAQPSRLVVETKSQGDENASIYFEQHNYDINKDELKNNELTYYLKLAFSLVLFIGLIIVFAAIWLMIINFQLMIEKNKHKTKDLFLIGYNINQLARPYLKFSIIFMLVSYIISIPLVYFVLNIINEKVGKFMTIESSHVWEVIGFGLIIVFFLFILNKIILSQSIKKIALKE; translated from the coding sequence AAAACCTAAGTATCTTACGAATTACAACCTTTTGTTTTTTCTCTATTATCGGTTTTTTTATCTTGATTTTGGCTGGAACAATTTATTTAGATTATGCTAAAAATTTTGGTGAAGATAGCTCAGTTTGGAAAGCGAATTATATCGTTTTGAATAAGAAGATTTCGTCTTTACAAACATTAACCGGAGAAAAGCCAAGCTTTAATGAAGACGAAATCGAGGAACTAAAATCGCAGAATTTTACTGCAAAAGTCGGAACTTTCAAAAGCAGTCAATTTCCTGTAAAATTACAAGTTGGTGGAATTGCTGGAATTCGAGGTTTTTCAACTGATTTATTTTTTGAGTCTGTACCAAAAGATTTTATAGAAGTTGATCAATCGGATTGGAAATGGCAAGAAGGTCAAGATTTTATACCGATTATTATCCCGAAAAGTTACCTCAACTTATATAATTTTGGGTTTGCAACAAGTCAAGGATTACCGCAAGTTTCTGAAAGTTTGTTTACCAAAATTCCTTTTCAGTTGATTATAGGTAAAGATGAAAATCAAAAAATCTATCAAGCACGAATTGTTGATTTTACCACAAAAATTAACACTATTTTAGTTCCTGAAAACTTTTTAGAATGGGCGAATCAAACCTATGCATCGCAAAAAACAGCACAACCATCTCGTCTTGTAGTCGAAACTAAATCACAAGGAGATGAAAATGCTTCCATTTATTTTGAGCAACATAATTATGATATCAACAAGGATGAATTGAAAAATAATGAATTGACTTATTATTTAAAATTAGCGTTTTCGTTGGTTCTATTTATTGGTCTAATCATTGTTTTTGCAGCAATATGGTTAATGATTATTAATTTCCAATTGATGATTGAAAAGAATAAACATAAGACAAAAGATTTATTTTTGATTGGATACAACATCAATCAATTGGCTCGTCCTTATCTTAAATTTTCGATTATTTTCATGTTGGTAAGTTATATAATTTCGATACCGTTGGTTTATTTCGTCTTAAATATCATCAATGAAAAAGTTGGGAAATTTATGACCATTGAATCTTCACATGTTTGGGAAGTGATAGGTTTTGGATTGATTATCGTCTTCTTTTTATTCATCTTAAATAAAATTATCTTAAGCCAATCGATTAAAAAAATTGCGTTAAAAGAATAA